From a single Triplophysa rosa linkage group LG1, Trosa_1v2, whole genome shotgun sequence genomic region:
- the si:cabz01007807.1 gene encoding uncharacterized protein si:cabz01007807.1 isoform X3, producing the protein MDSDSFFDLSGADVSVGLPVESGHQSSANPFLPTAQNGPTISQWNPFYSTPQDYGVKMVDEENNIIQTPDWVVPPPPDFCQDTDSQTFNNHTLNVRQTPQPFEIWDKEAAICQLLNENVGTDLHSTPANQNTESESPSLSNQSDNLTDFIFSRQAEARTFPTLQYNSTKVFQKNMNTARFFETSTTDNLFHSLPTTSPHVSKTKETNNDLFNTFPSITEKETSSSTPLVPPLMQSNINGFNYLSDGPASTQNDVKFKHQRSSYDMPHTSPGGTMHDISQMGAQNGIRDIFPVAAPSASSSPIGNLNYRRRPPVPSPRSKAPKNAFSNDITSLLQTPSPPTLISRGTASVQNMTSTAELNLPVYEDILLTGQEYCVEDWPEDSPERFSERKPTGKLKLRRDSIRVPEINGIDGTADTKKQKKKVKVKFVPKKGFVIGFEKENNNAELKGACGYTVHSDFMKAASEEKEFHKGADPFTSIDSNEKHQEMQDCRPKKSTKFKVLRSQSQSKRTEDAELKLQPNSDASKIKKTPIPIVPELTLKNSKENKPQKFKQMGKHLKRSTNKEIKDLPEDLDLPTSKDYFLSDTAKENKPQKSKQMGKHLKGSKNKETKDFPEDLDLPRTTSEDYFLSDAAKDIKPKKSKQMGKHLKWSKNKETKDFPEDLDLPCTTSEDYFPSDAAKDNKPKKSKQMGKHLKKSKNKETKDFPEDLDLPCVTSEDYFPSDAAKAEWMSSQMDIRRARGQEAKESLEKVEEDEDTDSLTEWWNTVEFWDELPPDEKISLKEDENISFKVIADKVHRGLRVYLKLFMERAELLYQHVLILYAIADDLSNFHHRAKIVNITGGTASAVGGAAAITGLALAPVTFGASLLISAIGLGVATAGGITAASATISDNFNNMHDRKNIEIIVQDYETQLIEMQHCLQFITEGLRRLHSHPLLRRNNYYLGEWEVRRALQTITFVTGPVERAEEIMNHTLARLNSLHKGMDRYFTKDSKDVKKGCKKEVTAEVRTLAKYLHEALVELNSIREKLLDAIGNL; encoded by the exons ATG GATAGTGATTCATTTTTTGACCTCTCGGGTGCTGATGTTTCAGTCGGTCTACCAGTGGAG AGTGGTCATCAAAGTTCAGCCAACCCATTTTTACCAACAGCACAG AATGGGCCTACCATCAGCCAATGGAATCCTTTCTATTCAACCCCACAG GACTACGGCGTGAAAATGGTTGATGAGGAGAACAACATAATTCAAA CCCCGGACTGGGTTGTGCCTCCCCCACCTGATTTTTGTCAGGACACCGATTCACAAACATTTAACAACCACACGCTAAATGTTCGTCAAACCCCACAaccatttgaaatttgggataaAGAAGCAGCCATTTGTCAACTTTTGAATGAAAATGTGGGCACTGATTTGCATAGCACCCCGGCCAATCAGAACACAGAATCAGAATCTCCATCATTATCCAATCAGAGCGATAATCTTACGGACTTTATTTTCTCCAGGCAGGCCGAAGCCAGAACCTTTCCAACACTACAATACAATTCAACAAAAGTTTTtcaaaaaaacatgaacacggCCAGATTCTTTGAGACTTCAACAACAGATAACTTATTTCATTCATTACCTACCACCTCACCTCACGTTTCCAAAACCAAGGAAACAAATAATGATCTTTTTAACACATTCCCTTCCATCACTGAAAAAGAGACCTCGTCATCTACACCATTAGTTCCACCTTTAATGCAGTCCAATATTAACGGGTTTAATTATCTATCTGATGGACCAGCCAGTACTCAGAATGATGTAAAGTTTAAACACCAGAGGAGTAGCTATGACATGCCACACACCAGCCCAGGTGGTACAATGcatgacatttctcaaatggGTGCACAAAATGGAATCCGGGACATATTTCCTGTTGCGGCACCTTCCGCCAGCTCCTCGCCCATTGGGAACCTg AACTACAGAAGACGTCCTCCTGTACCTTCACCTCGCAGTAAAGCCCCTAAGAATGCTTTCAGTAACGATATCACATCCTTGCTGCAG ACACCATCACCTCCCACACTTATCTCTCGTGGTACAGCTAGCGTCCAG AACATGACATCAACAGCAGAGCTTAATCTCCCAGTTTATGAGGACATTCTTCTCACTGGTCAG GAATATTGCGTAGAAGACTGGCCGGAGGACAGTCCAGAACGTTTCTCTGAACGGAAACCA ACTGGCAAGTTAAAGCTTAGAAGAGATTCAATACGG GTTCCTGAAATCAATGGAATTGATGGAACGGCTGATACAAAG aaacaaaaaaagaaagtcaaagtCAAATTTGTTCCAAAAAAAGGATTTGTAATTGGTTTTGAAAAG GAGAATAACAATGCTGAACTAAAGGGAGCTTGTGGGTATACAGTTCATTCAGACTTTATGAAG GCAGCCAGTGAGGAGAAAGAATTTCATAAAGGAGCAGATCCCTTCACTTCCATAGATTCCAATGAAAAGCACCAAGAGATGCAAGACTGTCGACCA AAGAAATCAACGAAATTTAAAGTTCTCCGTTCGCAAAGTCAATCCAAG AGAACTGAAGATGCAGAGCTCAAGCTGCAACCAAACAGTGATGcttcaaag ATAAAGAAGACACCGATTCCTATAGTGCCAGAACTGACCCTGAAAAATTCGAAG GAAAATAAACCACAGAAATTTAAGCAAATGGGGAAGCATCTCAAGAGGTCCACG AATAAAGAAATCAAGGACCTTCCTGAAGACCTTGACCTTCCCACCTCTAAAGACTATTTTCTGTCTGACACTGCTAAG GAAAATAAACCACAGAAATCCAAGCAAATGGGAAAGCATCTCAAAGGGTCCAAG AATAAAGAAACCAAGGACTTTCCTGAAGACCTTGACCTTCCACGTACCACCTCTGAAGACTATTTTCTGTCTGATGCTGCTAAG GACATTAAACCAAAGAAATCCAAGCAAATGGGCAAGCATCTCAAATGGTCCAAG AATAAAGAAACCAAAGACTTTCCTGAAGACCTTGACCTTCCATGTACCACCTCTGAAGACTATTTTCCATCTGATGCTGCTAAG GACAATAAACCAAAGAAATCCAAGCAAATGGGCAAGCATCTCAAAAAGTCCAAG AATAAAGAAACCAAGGACTTTCCTGAAGACCTTGACCTTCCATGTGTCACATCTGAAGACTATTTTCCATCTGATGCTGCTAAG GCTGAATGGATGTCTTCTCAGATGGACATAAGAAGAGCAAGAGGTCAGGAGGCAAAGGAGAGCCTTGAAAAAGTGGAAGAAGATGAG GACACTGACAGCCTCACGGAGTGGTGGAATACAGTGGAGT TTTGGGATGAATTGCCGCCTGATGAGAAAATCAGCCTCAAAGAGGATGAGAACAT ATCATTTAAAGTGATTGCAGATAAGGTTCATCGTGGCCTCCGCGTGTACTTAAAACTCTTCATGGAGCGAGCTGAACTTCTCTACCAGCATGTGCTGATTTTATATGCCATTGCTGATGACCTCAGTAACTTCCATCATCGGGCAAAAATAGTAAACATCACTGGAGGAACCGCCTCAGCTGTGGGAGGGGCCGCTGCTATCACTGGCCTGGCTTTAGCACCAGTCACTTTTGGTGCTTCACTCTTAATCTCGGCCATTGGACTAGGTGTGGCAACAGCAGGTGGCATCACAGCGGCTTCAGCGACTATTTCGGATAATTTCAACAACATGCAC GACCGTAAGAATATTGAAATAATCGTTCAGGACTACGAGACCCAGTTGATTGAAATGCAACACTGTTTGCAATTTATAACTGAAGGTCTAAGACGCCTACATAGCCATCCGTTACTACGACGAAACAACTACTATCTCGGTGAGTGGGAAGTACGTCGAGCTCTGCAAACTATTACCTTTGTAACTGGCCCAGTAGAGCGAGCTGAAGAAATAATGAACCATACACTGGCCAGGTTGAACAGCCTTCATAAAGGAATGGACAGGTACTTTACAAAAGACTCAAAAGACGTGAAGAAAGGATGTAAAAAGGAGGTGACCGCTGAAGTTAGAACCTTGGCCAAGTATCTGCACGAAGCCTTAGTGGAGCTCAACTCCATCAGAGAAAAGCTACTTGATGCAATTGGAAACCTTTGA
- the si:cabz01007807.1 gene encoding uncharacterized protein si:cabz01007807.1 isoform X5 codes for MNTARFFETSTTDNLFHSLPTTSPHVSKTKETNNDLFNTFPSITEKETSSSTPLVPPLMQSNINGFNYLSDGPASTQNDVKFKHQRSSYDMPHTSPGGTMHDISQMGAQNGIRDIFPVAAPSASSSPIGNLNYRRRPPVPSPRSKAPKNAFSNDITSLLQTPSPPTLISRGTASVQNMTSTAELNLPVYEDILLTGQEYCVEDWPEDSPERFSERKPTGKLKLRRDSIRVPEINGIDGTADTKKQKKKVKVKFVPKKGFVIGFEKENNNAELKGACGYTVHSDFMKAASEEKEFHKGADPFTSIDSNEKHQEMQDCRPKKSTKFKVLRSQSQSKRTEDAELKLQPNSDASKIKKTPIPIVPELTLKNSKENKPQKFKQMGKHLKRSTNKEIKDLPEDLDLPTSKDYFLSDTAKENKPQKSKQMGKHLKGSKNKETKDFPEDLDLPRTTSEDYFLSDAAKDIKPKKSKQMGKHLKWSKNKETKDFPEDLDLPCTTSEDYFPSDAAKDNKPKKSKQMGKHLKKSKNKETKDFPEDLDLPCVTSEDYFPSDAAKAEWMSSQMDIRRARGQEAKESLEKVEEDEDTDSLTEWWNTVEFWDELPPDEKISLKEDENISFKVIADKVHRGLRVYLKLFMERAELLYQHVLILYAIADDLSNFHHRAKIVNITGGTASAVGGAAAITGLALAPVTFGASLLISAIGLGVATAGGITAASATISDNFNNMHDRKNIEIIVQDYETQLIEMQHCLQFITEGLRRLHSHPLLRRNNYYLGEWEVRRALQTITFVTGPVERAEEIMNHTLARLNSLHKGMDRYFTKDSKDVKKGCKKEVTAEVRTLAKYLHEALVELNSIREKLLDAIGNL; via the exons atgaacacggCCAGATTCTTTGAGACTTCAACAACAGATAACTTATTTCATTCATTACCTACCACCTCACCTCACGTTTCCAAAACCAAGGAAACAAATAATGATCTTTTTAACACATTCCCTTCCATCACTGAAAAAGAGACCTCGTCATCTACACCATTAGTTCCACCTTTAATGCAGTCCAATATTAACGGGTTTAATTATCTATCTGATGGACCAGCCAGTACTCAGAATGATGTAAAGTTTAAACACCAGAGGAGTAGCTATGACATGCCACACACCAGCCCAGGTGGTACAATGcatgacatttctcaaatggGTGCACAAAATGGAATCCGGGACATATTTCCTGTTGCGGCACCTTCCGCCAGCTCCTCGCCCATTGGGAACCTg AACTACAGAAGACGTCCTCCTGTACCTTCACCTCGCAGTAAAGCCCCTAAGAATGCTTTCAGTAACGATATCACATCCTTGCTGCAG ACACCATCACCTCCCACACTTATCTCTCGTGGTACAGCTAGCGTCCAG AACATGACATCAACAGCAGAGCTTAATCTCCCAGTTTATGAGGACATTCTTCTCACTGGTCAG GAATATTGCGTAGAAGACTGGCCGGAGGACAGTCCAGAACGTTTCTCTGAACGGAAACCA ACTGGCAAGTTAAAGCTTAGAAGAGATTCAATACGG GTTCCTGAAATCAATGGAATTGATGGAACGGCTGATACAAAG aaacaaaaaaagaaagtcaaagtCAAATTTGTTCCAAAAAAAGGATTTGTAATTGGTTTTGAAAAG GAGAATAACAATGCTGAACTAAAGGGAGCTTGTGGGTATACAGTTCATTCAGACTTTATGAAG GCAGCCAGTGAGGAGAAAGAATTTCATAAAGGAGCAGATCCCTTCACTTCCATAGATTCCAATGAAAAGCACCAAGAGATGCAAGACTGTCGACCA AAGAAATCAACGAAATTTAAAGTTCTCCGTTCGCAAAGTCAATCCAAG AGAACTGAAGATGCAGAGCTCAAGCTGCAACCAAACAGTGATGcttcaaag ATAAAGAAGACACCGATTCCTATAGTGCCAGAACTGACCCTGAAAAATTCGAAG GAAAATAAACCACAGAAATTTAAGCAAATGGGGAAGCATCTCAAGAGGTCCACG AATAAAGAAATCAAGGACCTTCCTGAAGACCTTGACCTTCCCACCTCTAAAGACTATTTTCTGTCTGACACTGCTAAG GAAAATAAACCACAGAAATCCAAGCAAATGGGAAAGCATCTCAAAGGGTCCAAG AATAAAGAAACCAAGGACTTTCCTGAAGACCTTGACCTTCCACGTACCACCTCTGAAGACTATTTTCTGTCTGATGCTGCTAAG GACATTAAACCAAAGAAATCCAAGCAAATGGGCAAGCATCTCAAATGGTCCAAG AATAAAGAAACCAAAGACTTTCCTGAAGACCTTGACCTTCCATGTACCACCTCTGAAGACTATTTTCCATCTGATGCTGCTAAG GACAATAAACCAAAGAAATCCAAGCAAATGGGCAAGCATCTCAAAAAGTCCAAG AATAAAGAAACCAAGGACTTTCCTGAAGACCTTGACCTTCCATGTGTCACATCTGAAGACTATTTTCCATCTGATGCTGCTAAG GCTGAATGGATGTCTTCTCAGATGGACATAAGAAGAGCAAGAGGTCAGGAGGCAAAGGAGAGCCTTGAAAAAGTGGAAGAAGATGAG GACACTGACAGCCTCACGGAGTGGTGGAATACAGTGGAGT TTTGGGATGAATTGCCGCCTGATGAGAAAATCAGCCTCAAAGAGGATGAGAACAT ATCATTTAAAGTGATTGCAGATAAGGTTCATCGTGGCCTCCGCGTGTACTTAAAACTCTTCATGGAGCGAGCTGAACTTCTCTACCAGCATGTGCTGATTTTATATGCCATTGCTGATGACCTCAGTAACTTCCATCATCGGGCAAAAATAGTAAACATCACTGGAGGAACCGCCTCAGCTGTGGGAGGGGCCGCTGCTATCACTGGCCTGGCTTTAGCACCAGTCACTTTTGGTGCTTCACTCTTAATCTCGGCCATTGGACTAGGTGTGGCAACAGCAGGTGGCATCACAGCGGCTTCAGCGACTATTTCGGATAATTTCAACAACATGCAC GACCGTAAGAATATTGAAATAATCGTTCAGGACTACGAGACCCAGTTGATTGAAATGCAACACTGTTTGCAATTTATAACTGAAGGTCTAAGACGCCTACATAGCCATCCGTTACTACGACGAAACAACTACTATCTCGGTGAGTGGGAAGTACGTCGAGCTCTGCAAACTATTACCTTTGTAACTGGCCCAGTAGAGCGAGCTGAAGAAATAATGAACCATACACTGGCCAGGTTGAACAGCCTTCATAAAGGAATGGACAGGTACTTTACAAAAGACTCAAAAGACGTGAAGAAAGGATGTAAAAAGGAGGTGACCGCTGAAGTTAGAACCTTGGCCAAGTATCTGCACGAAGCCTTAGTGGAGCTCAACTCCATCAGAGAAAAGCTACTTGATGCAATTGGAAACCTTTGA